A single genomic interval of Arctopsyche grandis isolate Sample6627 chromosome 8, ASM5162203v2, whole genome shotgun sequence harbors:
- the LOC143916049 gene encoding putative RNA-binding protein Alsin2 isoform X2, whose product MNELGRSRMDLGDCPKIHDLALRADFENASKSKDYFYDIDATEHLQAFIGDCDRRTQAAKLRLAETQEELSAEVAVKANAVHELAENIGKKLARAEALGEEGLVEESMRLMEEIELLRKQKSDAEQEYRNSMPASSYQQQKLRVCEVCSAYLGIHDNDRRLADHFGGKLHLGFITIRDKLAELLKNIDNRREERRKYYKGDDSRRSSSSRSHYVGGRELDRRARRHRSRSRDRRDRDRTDMRSRSRSRDRKRRRSGSRDRRRD is encoded by the exons CGAATGGACCTTGGAGATTGTCCAAAAATCCATGACTTGGCTCTCCGTGCGGACTTTGAAAATGCTTCAAAATCAAAAGATTACTTTTACGACATAGAT gCTACCGAGCATCTACAAGCGTTCATCGGAGATTGCGATAGACGGACTCAAGCCGCCAAACTTCGATTAGCGGAAACTCAGGAGGAATTATCCGCAGAAGTTGCCGTCAAAGCCAATGCTGTCCATGAATTGGCTGAAAATATAGGAAAAAAGTTGGCACGTGCCGAAGCTTTAGGAGAAGAAGGCTTGGTGGAAGAAAGTATGCGGCTTATGGAAGAa ATTGAACTTCTGAGAAAACAAAAATCAGATGCCGAGCAAGAATATCGAAATTCAATGCCTGCGAGCAGTTATCAACAACAAAAGCTCAGAGTTTGCGAAGTTTGTTCGGCTTATCTTGGCATCCACGATAACGATAGAAGACTCGCTGATCATTTTGGTGGAAAACTTCATTTAGGTTTTATTACGATTCGAGATAAACTGGCAGAACTCTtg AAAAACATTGACAATCGGCGGGAAGAGCGACGAAAATACTATAAAGGAGATGATAGTAGACGTTCATCGAGCAGCCGAAGTCATTACGTAGGTGGTCGCGAATTGGATCGCAGAGCTCGTAGACATCGTTCACGATCCCGTGACAGACGTGATCGAGACAG AACTGATATGAGATCTCGTAGTCGTAGTCGCGATAGAAAGCGACGTCGATCGGGCTCCAGGGATCGGAGGAGAGATTGA
- the eIF3i gene encoding eukaryotic translation initiation factor 3 subunit i yields the protein MKPLLLQGHERAITKIRYNREGDLLFTAGKDSRPNVWWSLNGERLGTFNGHNGVVWCIDVNWHSTVVMSGAGDASCRLWDLATGRESALISCNSAVRTAAFSYSANQAAYSTDRAMRQPCELFIIDTRLVDEAAGAQPTILKWEVTDSKVTSVLWGCLDEHLITGHEDGEIAHWDLRNGKKVHSVKEHSSAINDMSMSRDNTMFITASKDHTAKLFDTSSLELLKEYQTERPVNSAAISPILDHVVLGGGQDAMEVTTTSTRHGKFDSRFFHMIFEEEFGRVKGHFGPINSVAFHPDGKSYASGGEDGFTRVHNFDQSYFDYIFDYSRD from the coding sequence ATGAAGCCACTGCTGCTGCAGGGGCACGAGAGGGCCATCACGAAGATCCGGTACAACCGCGAGGGCGACCTGCTGTTCACGGCGGGCAAGGACTCGCGGCCCAACGTGTGGTGGTCGCTGAACGGCGAGCGGCTGGGCACGTTCAACGGGCACAACGGCGTGGTGTGGTGCATCGACGTGAACTGGCACTCGACGGTGGTGATGAGCGGCGCGGGAGACGCGTCGTGCCGGCTGTGGGATCTGGCGACGGGCCGCGAGTCGGCGCTCATCTCGTGCAACTCGGCGGTGCGCACGGCCGCCTTCAGCTACTCGGCCAACCAGGCGGCGTACTCCACGGACCGCGCCATGCGGCAGCCGTGCGAGCTGTTCATCATCGACACGCGGCTGGTGGACGAGGCGGCGGGCGCGCAACCCACGATCCTCAAGTGGGAGGTGACGGACTCGAAGGTGACGTCGGTGCTGTGGGGTTGCCTCGACGAGCACCTCATCACGGGCCACGAGGACGGCGAGATCGCGCACTGGGACCTGCGCAACGGCAAGAAGGTGCACAGCGTCAAGGAGCACTCCTCGGCCATCAACGACATGTCGATGTCGCGCGACAACACCATGTTCATCACCGCCTCCAAGGACCACACGGCCAAGCTGTTCGACACGAGCTCGCTGGAGCTGCTCAAGGAGTACCAGACGGAGCGGCCCGTCAACTCGGCGGCCATCAGCCCCATCCTGGACCACGTCGTGCTCGGCGGCGGCCAGGACGCCATGGAGGTCACCACCACGTCCACCCGCCACGGCAAGTTCGACTCGCGCTTCTTCCACATGATATTCGAAGAGGAGTTCGGCCGGGTGAAGGGCCACTTCGGCCCCATCAACAGCGTGGCCTTCCACCCCGACGGAAAGAGCTACGCGTCCGGTGGCGAGGACGGCTTCACACGGGTGCACAACTTCGACCAGTCCTACTTCGATTACATCTTCGACTATTCCCGGGACTAA